Sequence from the Gemmatimonadota bacterium genome:
GGCATCGACACCGGGCATTCCGACCTCTCGGTTGCCGGCGGCTACAACGCCGTGACCCGTGTCGCCTCGGGGTATGGCGACGACATTGGCGCCTGCAACGGCCACGGCACCCACATCGCGGGCACCATCGCGGCGCTCAGCAACGGGTCCGGCGTCGTGGGCGTCGCCCCCGATGTGCAGCTCTACGCGATCAAGGTGTTCCAGGATGTCAGTGGGTCCTGCCTCGCATACACCTCCAATCAGATCGCGGGACTCAACTGGGCCGTCTCCCAGGGGATCCGCCTCGTCAACGTCTCGATCGGCGGCTCCTCGTCCTTCTCGTACAACGCCGCGATCGCCACCGCCGCCGACCAGGGCACGTTTCTGATCGCGGCCGCGGGCAATGGTGGCGGTGCCGTGCTCTATCCGGCGGCCGCGCCGAGCGCGATTGCGGTCGCGGCGCTCGATGACTCGAACCTGCGCGCTTCGTGGTCGTCCTTCGGCCCCGAGGTCGGCTTTGCCGCGCCGGGCGTCAACATCAATTCCACCATGCCGGGCGGTGGCTACGGCGGGAAGAGCGGGACCTCGATGGCCGCGCCACATGTGGTGGGCGTCGCCGCGCTGATCCTCGCCGCGCATCCGGGGCTGACGCTCGACGGCTTGCGGCAGAAGCTGCGGGATGGTGTCCTCGACGTCGATGCCGGCGGCTTCGACAACAACACCGGCTTCGGTCTGGTGCGTGCCCAGCCGTCGCTCGGCGGCGGCTCGCCGCCACCACCGGTCCCGCTCGCGATGAGTGTCTCGCCCCTGTTCCGCAGCACCACGGCCACCGCCGGTATGGCCGCCACGGGCAGCAGTGCCTCGGTCAGCCTCAGCGGCGACAACGCAGGCACCACCGCGTGGAACGCGACGAAGCGGAAGAACTGGACGACGCTGACCACGGCAAGCGGCTCAGGCAGCGGCACCGTGGCATGGAATCGCAGTACGGCCGGCCTGACGGCGGGGACCTACGTGGACACGATCACCGTGTCGGCGGCGGGCGTCGCGTCGCAGAGCATCATTGACACGTTGCGGATCACCGCGGCCCCGGTGCCGCTCACGATGGCCGTGGCTCCGCTCTTCCGGAGCACGGTGGCGACGGCCGGAACGGCCGCCGCGGGAAGCAGTGCGACGATCACCCTCAGTGGCGACAACGCCGGCACGACCGCCTGGACTGCGGCGAAGCGGAAGAGCTGGACGACGCTCACCACCGCGAGCGGCACGGGGAGTGGCACGGTCGCGTGGAGCCGCAGTACCGCCGGGCTCGTCGCCGGGACCTATGTCGATACCATCACCGTGTCGGCGAGTGGTGTCGCGGCACAGAACATCATCGACACGTTGCGGATCACCGCGGCGCCGGTGCCACTCGCCCTCGCGGTGAGCCCGCTCTCGCGCAATGCCACTGCACAGGTTGGCACGGCCGCGCCGGGCGACAACGCCACGGTCACGCTGACCGGTGACAACGCCGGGACGACGCCGTGGACCACCTCGAAGCGGAAGAGCTGGACCACGCTCACGACCGGCAGCGGCACCGGCAGTGGCACCGCCTCCTGGACGCGCAGCACGGCCGGCCTCTCGGCGGGCACCTACGTGGATACCATCACGGTGACGGTGGCCGGCCTCGCGCCGCAGAGCGTCATCGACACCTTGCGCATCACCGCGGCCCCCGTGGCGCTCGCGCTGGCGGTCTCCCCGCGCTCGCGGAATACCATGGCGCAGGTCGGTACGGCCGCGTCGGGCGACAACGCAGCGGTCACGCTCACCGGTGACAACGCCGGGGGAACCGCGTGGACTGCGGCGAAGCGGAAGAGCTGGACGACGCTGACCACGAGCAGCGGCACCGGCACCGGCACCGCGGCCTGGACGCGCAGCACTGCGGGCCTGACCGCTGGCACGTACGTCGATACCATCACGGTGACGGTTGCCGGCCTCGCGCCGCAGAGCGTCATCGACACCTTGCACATCACCGCGGCCCCGGTGCCACTCGCGCTCGCGGTCAGCCCGAGCTCGCGAAACGCCAGTGCGCAGGTCGGCACGGCCGCACCCGGCGACAATGCCGGCGTGACGCTCACCGGTGACAACGCCGGGACGACCGCATGGACCGTGGCCAAGCGGAAGAGCTGGACCACGCTCACGACCAACAGCGGCACCGGCAACGGCACCGCGGCGTGGACGCGCAGCACGGCCGGGCTGACGGCAGGCACCTACGTTGACACCATCACGGTGACCGTCGTCGGCCTCGCGCCGCAGAGCGTCATCGACACCTTGCGCATCACCGCGGCTCCGGTGGCACTCGCGTTGGCGGTCACCCCGAGCTCGCGCAATGTCGCGACGCAGGTGGGCACGGAGGCGCCGAGCGACAACGCGGCGGTCAGCCTGACCGGTGACAACGCCGGGACGACCGCGTGGACCGCGGCGAAGCGGAAGAGCTGGACCACGATCACGACCGGCAGCGGCACCGGCACCGGCACCGCGGCCTGGACGCGCAGCACCGCAGGCCTCACGGCGGGCACCTACGTCGACACCATCACCGTGACGGTCGCCGGCCTCGCGCCGCAGCGCGTCATCGACACGTTGCGGATCACCGCCGCACCGGTTGCGCTCACCCTGGCGGTGGCGCCTGGTTCGCGGAGCACGACTGCGGCCGCCGGTGCCCCGGCCAGCGGCGACAACGCTGCCGTGACGTTGAGCGGCGACAACGCCGGCGCCACCCCGTGGACCGCGACCAAGCGGAAGAGCTGGACGACCCTGACCACTGCGGGCGGCACCGGCAGCGGTTCGGTCGTGTGGACCCGGAACACGGCCGGCCTCAGCGCCGGTACCTATGTCGACACCATCACCGTGGCGGCGTCGGGCCTGTCGCCGCAGCGCGTGATCGACACCTTGCGCATCACGTCGGCGCCGGTGCCCGTGACGGTCGCCGTCTCCCCCGGGGGACGTCGGGTCACGGTGACGCGCGGCAACAACGCGGCGAGTGCCACCGCGAGCGTCACGCTGGTCGGTACCGACGCCGGCAGCACGGCGTGGCTGGCCACTCGGCGTCGGAGCCAGACGTCGTTCACGACCAGCAGCGGCGTCGGCAGCGGGACGGTGGCCTGGAACCGGAACACCAGCGCGCTCACCGCCGGCACCTACGTCGACACGATCACCGTGACCGCCGGAGCAGCCACGGCGCGGTTGATCGACACGGTGGTGGTGACCACCCCGACCACCGCGACAATCCTCCTGCTGCCGAAGGGCAAGAAGTCGCGCTACCTCACGCAGGCTGGCCGGGCGAACGCCTTCGCCTCGACGCGTGACTCCGCCCTGGTCGAGGGCGAGGTGATCGAAGGGCAGAGCGACCAGTGGACCGCCGTCATTGGCGGGACAGGCCTCACCGTGCTCTCCCCGGTCGGTCGGTTGGGGGAATATGTGTACTGGGAGCGGCGGAGCGCGGCGTCCAACGCCGGGTTGTATGTCGACACCGTTCGGGTGCAGTTGGTTGGGTCTGCCGGTCTCGAGGCGACCTTCGTCGACTCCCTCGAGGTCGTGACGGTGGAAGTGCCCGCCGTCGGGTTGGCCGTGGACGAGCTGGTCCGCGGTGGGCAGTTGAACAACGACCAGCGCCTGCTCTTCGACAGCGAAGGCAATCGCAACGGTTACTTCGATCTCGGCGACTTCCTCGCCTGGGTCGATCGCGACCGGATCCGGCTCTCGCCGTCTCAGGTGGCGAAGCTGCAGTCCATTCCGATCACGCCCGTTCGACCGCGGTCGTAGCGCCACGAACCGTCATGGCAGATGGGGCCGCCGATCTTCCAAGATCGGCGGCCCCATTCGCATGCTGGTTGCCCGAGGGTGCTGGTCGGTCAGCCGCTGACCGGTCCGAGCCGGGCCGCCTCGATCGCGTGGTACATCTCCCACGCCGTCGCATGTGCGAGCCGCCAGCCGCGCCGAGTGCAGGCCGCACGCACCTGGCGGAGCGTCGTGTCGAGGTCGCCCCCCAGCATCGGGCCGGCGTTCTTCTCGATGGCCCCGTGGGTGAACAACTTCACGAAGACGTCGTTCCCGATGCGCGGCGCGGCGTTGAGCCAGCAGTCCGCCCGATCTGCCCCCGGCCGGGCATAGCCGGCCAGCTCGCCAACTTCCAGCGAGGGAAGCAGGCGCCACCGCGGGTGCGGCCGCATCGTGAGCGGCCCCTGCACGCAGAGCAACGCGTCCGCCGGCGGCACGGCGCCGCATGTGACCAATGGGCCGCTGTCGTGCGACTTGGGGCGCTGCGGGTCATCGACGGCCCAGTAGATCGCATTGACGAGTGACGTCTGACACGGGTCCGGTGCCGAGGGCATGGTGAAGTCGGCGTAGCAGCCCAACTGGCGGAGCAAGGTCAATTCGTTGTTGAGTCCGCACCAGCGCCCATCGGGGCGCGAATTGTCCAGCGCCCAGTTGCCATGGATGAAGGCAAAGCCGGGACGCCCCTGCCAGTCATGCAACAGGCCGTGGGCGCCACGCAGGGTGTCGATGAAGCCGGTCATCCGGTCGAGGAACGCCTGCTCGCTTTCCCCGTCGTGATGCAGGTGCACCTCGACGTCGCCGAAGCCGCGGCGGGTGAGCCCCGCGAGACCCTCCAGCAGATCGGCGCGGTATTCCTCCTCCGGATAGAAGAAGGTCCACTGCGCGGGGCGTCCGCTGTCGTCCGGATGCGCCTCGGCGATGCGGGGCCACGCGGCCAGCCAGGCATCGACGCGCGTCGTCGCGACGGCGTCGCTCGCCTTCCCCCAATACGGCTCGTAGTGGTCGGCGAACATCAGGTGCACCGTGATCGGGCGCGTCGGGTCGAATCGATGTGCGGCGTTCCGCCGGCGAGCCGACCACCACCCTGGCAGCCACCGCTGCGCTTCGCGGGGCAATTTCATGATGCTGCTCCTGTGGCGCGGGCGGCCAGGGTTCGCTGCAGGATGGCGCGCACGGCGGCGACGGCCTCCTGCCGATCGGGGATGTGGCTGGAGTCGGCGCGGCGCGCGAGTGGTGGACCCTGCAGCGCATCCTCCAACGCAGCGGCAAGTGCCGGGACATCACCCGGGGGCACCACGCGCGAATTCGGCTCCAGCAGATCCGGAACGGCGCCCACCGCCGACGCGACGAACGGTGTGCCGCAGGCGAGACCCTCGATCAACACGTTGGGCACGCCCTCAGAGCGCGACGGGAGCACCACCACGTCGGCTGCGGCGTACCAGTCCCGCAGGGCGGCGTGACTCACGCTCCCGACCAGTTGGACCGAGTCGCCATAGCGGGCGGCCATCTGGGCCAGCTCGCCACGCTGCTCGCCATCGCCGGCGAGCACCAGGAGTGGCGCCGCCTTGCCGCGATGAATCAACGACCACGCCGCCAGCAGGACGTCCAGGCCCTTGACCGGCACCATGCGTCCGACCCAGAGCGCAATCGGCCGATCAAGCGGGAGCCCGAGGCGACGGCGGGCCGCCAGGCCGTCGGTCGGGGCGAAGCGCTGCCGGTCGACGCCGCGGGCGAAGGCATCGACCCGCTCGGGAGGCACACCAAGCGCCACCACGCTGTCGCGCAACGGCGCCCCGACGGCCAACACCCGATCGGCCGCCAGCAGGGTCTCGACAATGATGGCACGGCGCGCCGGCTTGGCGGTCAGGATCAGGATGTCGGAGCCGCCGACCAGCAGCACACCTGGCACGCCGAATTCGCGGGCGACCTCGAGGGCAACGGTGCCATCGGGATGCGTCCAGTAGCCGAGCACGAGGTCGGGTTGCCACTCCTCGGTGATCGTGCGGGCAGCGGGAAGCACCGTCCGACGCATCCAGCGGTGATGCCGATGATGGCCGACCTTCGGTGGATACCACCAGAGCGGATGCGTCACGCCCTCGGCGGTGGTGCCGACGGCACGGCGTCGCAACCGGTCGGTCCAGGGAATCGGCGCCACGACGCGCACGTCGTCCCCGGCCAGATGCAGGCCGGTGACGAGTGCTGCGTTGAAGGTGCCCTTGTGCGGACCGTACGGCGTCGGATAGACACTGGTGACCAGAAGGATGCGCATGCGTCAGCGGTCGGGGGGCACGGACGCGTCCGGAGTCGCCAGTATCCGACGACGACGTCCGCCGGTCGACGTGACGGGCTCTGGCGTCGACGACACCGGCGGTGGGGCCAGCGTGAACGGTGAGCCGAGGAGCGTCGCGGCGGCCAGGCCGAGGGCCATGTACATCATCGGGTAGTAGGCATTCGACAGGAACGAGCCGGTGACGAGGACGCCGGTGAGCATCGCCAGCATGTGTCCGGCCTGGACCTCGTGTTCGCTTGCATCCGCGCGCAACGAGCGGGCGGCGTTCGCGGCCTTGGCCATCTTCCGCAGGCCCGTGATCAGCGTGACGCAGAGCGCCACGAAGGTGATCAGGCCCGCCACCCCGAGCTCCATGCCGACCTGGACCCACGAGGAGTGGGCCGCTCGATCCTGCTGGTTGAGCATGCCGAAGTAGGTCGGAAAGTTGGCGATGCCGTAGCCCCAGGGGCGCTTGATCATCCACACCATCCCCTGCTTCCAGAAGAAGATGCGACCGTCGTTGCCGAGGTTGTAGTCATCGCCACCGAAATCGGAGAAGCGATCACCGGCACCACTCTTCACGGCCATGTAGACGAAGCCACCCACGGCAACCGCCACCAGCCCCATGCTGAGTAATCGTCGCCACCCTCGAGCGCCGGCGCCTATCACGACCGCAGCGGCCGCGAGGAGGCCGAGCATTGAGCCGCGCGATTGCGTCGGGACGACCGCCATCACCATGACACCGGCGGCGCCGGTCCAGAACAGGCGTCGCCAGAAGGAGCCGACGGACAACCAGAGTGCGAGGGGAAAGGCGGCGACAACGATGGCGCCGAAGTCGTTGCTGTCCAGACCGATGCCGACGGTCGCCAACCGGCGAAGCTCGGGGCGCGCCGCGAGCACGTCGGGGTCGATCGGTTCGCCGTCCTCGTTGAGGATGAGCGCGTTCGGGTCGTAGGTGTGCAGCACGTTCGCGGACACCGCCGTCACCGACAGCACGAAGACCGCCGCCGCGATCCGCAGCGCCCGTCGGTCGCGCAGGAGCACCAGGCACGTCAGGAAGATCACGAACGAGATCAGGTAGCGTTGCCGCAGGAAGTCGAAGGAGCCCGACGGCCAGATGCCCAACGGCATGGTCACGACCACGATGCCGAGCAGGACACACACCAGCCGCATCGGCTTCGAGCGTTCCCAGATCTGCTTCCACGCATCGGGGGGAATCGCCAGCGCGAGCATCCCCACGAAGATCAGCATCATGATCATCGGCCCCTTCGGGATCTCGAAGGCGGCGAAGACTTCCGGCAAACGCACCACGGCGTAGCCGAGGTAGAGTCCGACAAAGGGCGCCAGCGCCATTTCGCCACGGCCGGCGGTCGCCAGCGAGAAGCCGTCGAATCCGCGACGCGGGGCCTGGGCGGGGGCGGAGGTGGCGGCGCGGATCGAGCCGAGCAGATCCGCGGTCGACGTGTCGGGTGGAAAGGGCTTGCTCACGGTGCCTCGGGGCGGGATGCGAGGCGGTTGATCACCACCTGGAGCTTGCCGGCCGCGGTCAGGGGAATGTCGGCGACCAGCTCGATTTCGAGGATCAGCGATGGCGCGACGGCGGTCAACTCGCGGCGAATCCAGGCGTCATCCGCCGCGCTCCAAGTGGGCGCCACGAGTCGCAGCTGCACATGGGTCAGCCGTTCCTGCACCACCTGGAAGCGCTGGACCGCCGGCAACTCCTTCAGCAGGTGCGGGAAAAACTCCCCTGGCAGTCGGCCTCCGTCGGGCGTCTGCAGCACATCCAGTTGCCGACCGACGATCGCCGCGAGCAGCGGCAGGCCACGGCCGCAGCCGCAACTGCCGGCCTGCAAGACAGCACGATCGCCGTTCGCGTAGCGAATGAAGGGCATCCCGCGGTTCGTCAGGTCGGTGACGACGACGTTCCCTTCGACCCCTGCCGCGACCGGGCGTCCGGCATCGTCGAGCACTTCGAGCAGCAGGTGCTCGGTGGTCATGTGCAAGCCCTGATGTGCCGAGCACTCCGCGCCCATCAGCATGAATTCGCGCGAGCCGTACGTCTCGAAGACCGGCGCACGGAAGACCCGCTCGATCACGGTGCGCTGGAAACTGTGCAACTTCTCCGCGCCGACCACGATCGCGCCCGGCGCGTACGGCACCAGCCCGCGTGCCTCGAGCAGGCGGGCGAAGCTGTACAGCGCACCGGTGTAGCCGACGATGGCATCGGGCCGGTTGCGCGCCAGCGACTGGTGGAGTCGCGGCACCTCGGCTTCGGTGAGGTCGAAACTGCTCTCGGTGGTCCGGCGATAGAGCGCATCGTACAGCTGGAGCTTCCGCCGCCGCTGGGCCCCGGCCGCGCGCGGCGGGGCGCCCCAGAGATACCACTGGCGGGTGCCCGGCGCCGCGCCGGCCCACCCATAGCCGCGGTGCCACGCCGCCATCCGGCGTTCGTTGCTGTCGGGGTCGAGGTCGAACTGGAGTGGCACCCCGCTCGATCCGCCCGTCGCCTTGGTGATCAGCGTCGTGGCCGGGGTGCTCCGCATGGCGATCCGATGCTGACGAATCGTCTCGCGGTCGAGGACCGGCCACCGATGGAAGTCGGTCGGGGTCTGCACGCTGGCGGGGTCGAGGCCCTGACTGGCCCATGCCTCCCGGTACCACGGCGAGTGTGCACCGGCATGCCGGAGCAACGCCTGGAGGCGCTCGAACTGGAGCGATTCCAATCGTTCGCGCGACCACCACTGTGACGCCTCAAGCTCCCGCCAGTAGCGGAAGACCGGCCGGCGCTTGAACCCCTGCTCGTAGGCACGAATCCCGGCACGCCACAGCGACACGTCCAGTCGGGAGGCGGTCACGGCCGCGCTCGGGGCATGACGTGGCGGCCGAGCGGGGGTACCGCGGCCTCGGGGTGTGGGGTTCGTCGGGTTGCCATCATCGAGGTGGAGGAGCAAGTTGTGAGCCAATGAAAGGGACGCGCGCCACGAGTTGACGGGCACTTGGCGGCCCCGGCCCATGACTTGCTGACACCCGTTCGGTAGCCCCAAAGATAGGCACGACCCGGCTCCGAAACTGCGGCCGGCCGTACCGCTCCTTCAACCGCCCGAGGCCGTAGCATGATGTCTGCCCCCGCACCGCTTTCCGCCCGCGCCCAGACGGTGATTGCCGCCGTGATCGCGGTCCTGGCCGTCGCCGCGCTTTCTCCCGTCGCCGATGCCATGGTCCCGGCCTTCCCGTTGGCGACCGGAGAAGTGCGTTGGCGTTTCCAAGTCTTCGGGACCGTCCTCGCCGCGCTGCCGCAGCTTGCCCTGCTTCTGGCATCGATCGCCGGCCTCGGCACCCTTGCCGGCCACCGGGTGGCGGTCCGTGGCGCCTCGCTGGCCGCGCTACTGATCGCGGTCGTGGCGCTGGCATTGCTGCCCTTCTTCGGGCTCGACTTCATCGAGATGCGCCGGCTCGTCCCGATCGACCGCAAGGGCACCTTCGACATGGCGACCATGAAGACCGGGCTCTTCGGCGGCCTCTTCGTCCTGGCGCTGGCGTACCTGGGCTGGATCGGGATTCCGGCGAGCACGAAGGAAAAGACCACCGAACGGAAGGAAGGGCAGGGACTGATCGTCGGCCAAGGCTGACCGAGAGCGTCCGGCAGTGACTACGGGGAGGCGTCGGTCGACGCCTCCCCGTCGTGCGTCCGGAGAATCCGCGCGGGCACCCCGCCCACGCTGACGCCCGAGGGGACGTCGCGCACCACCACCGCATTGGCACCGACCCGCACATCACTGCCGATCGTCACCGGGCCGACGATCTTCGCGCCTGCGCCGAGGAAGACGCGGTCGCCGAGCACGGGAGACTGATCCTTCTCGGCGCCGATCGTCACCTGATGCTCGACGTA
This genomic interval carries:
- a CDS encoding S8 family serine peptidase is translated as MNRPSQILRLASLLIALAATALPGQGGARRVIITLRSSSGEAALRAPGSPPVTSTELSQISARLDRDLPTLVETGRAPFAGMLFAQVSAAEATRLASDPNVAMVEEDRLWSPADAVTALSSGDRWAALRSQPTDGADTTPWGVARVMAPEVWANGNRGAGVKVAVMDSGIDTGHSDLSVAGGYNAVTRVASGYGDDIGACNGHGTHIAGTIAALSNGSGVVGVAPDVQLYAIKVFQDVSGSCLAYTSNQIAGLNWAVSQGIRLVNVSIGGSSSFSYNAAIATAADQGTFLIAAAGNGGGAVLYPAAAPSAIAVAALDDSNLRASWSSFGPEVGFAAPGVNINSTMPGGGYGGKSGTSMAAPHVVGVAALILAAHPGLTLDGLRQKLRDGVLDVDAGGFDNNTGFGLVRAQPSLGGGSPPPPVPLAMSVSPLFRSTTATAGMAATGSSASVSLSGDNAGTTAWNATKRKNWTTLTTASGSGSGTVAWNRSTAGLTAGTYVDTITVSAAGVASQSIIDTLRITAAPVPLTMAVAPLFRSTVATAGTAAAGSSATITLSGDNAGTTAWTAAKRKSWTTLTTASGTGSGTVAWSRSTAGLVAGTYVDTITVSASGVAAQNIIDTLRITAAPVPLALAVSPLSRNATAQVGTAAPGDNATVTLTGDNAGTTPWTTSKRKSWTTLTTGSGTGSGTASWTRSTAGLSAGTYVDTITVTVAGLAPQSVIDTLRITAAPVALALAVSPRSRNTMAQVGTAASGDNAAVTLTGDNAGGTAWTAAKRKSWTTLTTSSGTGTGTAAWTRSTAGLTAGTYVDTITVTVAGLAPQSVIDTLHITAAPVPLALAVSPSSRNASAQVGTAAPGDNAGVTLTGDNAGTTAWTVAKRKSWTTLTTNSGTGNGTAAWTRSTAGLTAGTYVDTITVTVVGLAPQSVIDTLRITAAPVALALAVTPSSRNVATQVGTEAPSDNAAVSLTGDNAGTTAWTAAKRKSWTTITTGSGTGTGTAAWTRSTAGLTAGTYVDTITVTVAGLAPQRVIDTLRITAAPVALTLAVAPGSRSTTAAAGAPASGDNAAVTLSGDNAGATPWTATKRKSWTTLTTAGGTGSGSVVWTRNTAGLSAGTYVDTITVAASGLSPQRVIDTLRITSAPVPVTVAVSPGGRRVTVTRGNNAASATASVTLVGTDAGSTAWLATRRRSQTSFTTSSGVGSGTVAWNRNTSALTAGTYVDTITVTAGAATARLIDTVVVTTPTTATILLLPKGKKSRYLTQAGRANAFASTRDSALVEGEVIEGQSDQWTAVIGGTGLTVLSPVGRLGEYVYWERRSAASNAGLYVDTVRVQLVGSAGLEATFVDSLEVVTVEVPAVGLAVDELVRGGQLNNDQRLLFDSEGNRNGYFDLGDFLAWVDRDRIRLSPSQVAKLQSIPITPVRPRS
- a CDS encoding glycosyltransferase, which codes for MRILLVTSVYPTPYGPHKGTFNAALVTGLHLAGDDVRVVAPIPWTDRLRRRAVGTTAEGVTHPLWWYPPKVGHHRHHRWMRRTVLPAARTITEEWQPDLVLGYWTHPDGTVALEVAREFGVPGVLLVGGSDILILTAKPARRAIIVETLLAADRVLAVGAPLRDSVVALGVPPERVDAFARGVDRQRFAPTDGLAARRRLGLPLDRPIALWVGRMVPVKGLDVLLAAWSLIHRGKAAPLLVLAGDGEQRGELAQMAARYGDSVQLVGSVSHAALRDWYAAADVVVLPSRSEGVPNVLIEGLACGTPFVASAVGAVPDLLEPNSRVVPPGDVPALAAALEDALQGPPLARRADSSHIPDRQEAVAAVRAILQRTLAARATGAAS
- a CDS encoding O-antigen ligase family protein — encoded protein: MSKPFPPDTSTADLLGSIRAATSAPAQAPRRGFDGFSLATAGRGEMALAPFVGLYLGYAVVRLPEVFAAFEIPKGPMIMMLIFVGMLALAIPPDAWKQIWERSKPMRLVCVLLGIVVVTMPLGIWPSGSFDFLRQRYLISFVIFLTCLVLLRDRRALRIAAAVFVLSVTAVSANVLHTYDPNALILNEDGEPIDPDVLAARPELRRLATVGIGLDSNDFGAIVVAAFPLALWLSVGSFWRRLFWTGAAGVMVMAVVPTQSRGSMLGLLAAAAVVIGAGARGWRRLLSMGLVAVAVGGFVYMAVKSGAGDRFSDFGGDDYNLGNDGRIFFWKQGMVWMIKRPWGYGIANFPTYFGMLNQQDRAAHSSWVQVGMELGVAGLITFVALCVTLITGLRKMAKAANAARSLRADASEHEVQAGHMLAMLTGVLVTGSFLSNAYYPMMYMALGLAAATLLGSPFTLAPPPVSSTPEPVTSTGGRRRRILATPDASVPPDR
- a CDS encoding phenylacetate--CoA ligase family protein, which translates into the protein MTASRLDVSLWRAGIRAYEQGFKRRPVFRYWRELEASQWWSRERLESLQFERLQALLRHAGAHSPWYREAWASQGLDPASVQTPTDFHRWPVLDRETIRQHRIAMRSTPATTLITKATGGSSGVPLQFDLDPDSNERRMAAWHRGYGWAGAAPGTRQWYLWGAPPRAAGAQRRRKLQLYDALYRRTTESSFDLTEAEVPRLHQSLARNRPDAIVGYTGALYSFARLLEARGLVPYAPGAIVVGAEKLHSFQRTVIERVFRAPVFETYGSREFMLMGAECSAHQGLHMTTEHLLLEVLDDAGRPVAAGVEGNVVVTDLTNRGMPFIRYANGDRAVLQAGSCGCGRGLPLLAAIVGRQLDVLQTPDGGRLPGEFFPHLLKELPAVQRFQVVQERLTHVQLRLVAPTWSAADDAWIRRELTAVAPSLILEIELVADIPLTAAGKLQVVINRLASRPEAP
- a CDS encoding serine acetyltransferase; its protein translation is MACYRLMAWSHRHHLAPLTMICNKVNAVFGQCIIGRGATFGPGFVLIHSQGVVINGAVRGGSRIYVEHQVTIGAEKDQSPVLGDRVFLGAGAKIVGPVTIGSDVRVGANAVVVRDVPSGVSVGGVPARILRTHDGEASTDASP